The following coding sequences lie in one Enterococcus sp. 9E7_DIV0242 genomic window:
- a CDS encoding site-specific integrase — MAKKGENIYKRKDGRYEGRYIKSRSENGKIIFGYVYDRKYSVVKKKLNLLKSQHNHLDRIQRTFQGNLADWLHYWLEYTVKRSVKPSTHTVYLGRVKKHIIPFLGNKKMTKLDTRDINEFVQHLQFQRLAATTIRGIITVLKYALSQACKENYLMINPCENVTLPKATTTSIDALSIEQQKILEEYALQDTECSPVILSLYTGMRIGEISGLKWSDIDFENNVIHVRRTLLRISCEGEKARTTLILGSPKTDSSKRSIPLAENLKDYLLENKKNATSTFVISCKNSFAEPRVINYRFKKITEKSGLSIHFHALRHTFATRCVEKGVDIASLSKLLGHASIKMTLDTYTDSLWENRQTAISVIDADLNIDRPMKKAS, encoded by the coding sequence TTGGCAAAAAAGGGTGAGAACATTTACAAGAGAAAAGATGGACGTTATGAAGGACGTTACATCAAAAGTCGCTCAGAGAATGGGAAAATTATTTTTGGTTATGTTTATGACAGAAAATACAGTGTAGTAAAGAAAAAGCTCAACTTATTAAAATCACAGCACAACCATTTGGATCGAATACAACGAACATTTCAAGGCAACCTTGCCGATTGGCTACATTATTGGCTCGAATATACGGTAAAGAGAAGTGTCAAGCCCTCGACTCATACGGTTTATCTAGGACGAGTGAAAAAACATATTATTCCCTTTCTGGGCAATAAGAAAATGACGAAGCTTGATACTAGAGACATTAATGAATTTGTTCAACATCTACAGTTTCAACGCTTAGCAGCTACAACGATTCGGGGGATCATCACGGTTTTGAAATATGCGTTGAGTCAAGCGTGTAAAGAGAACTATTTGATGATCAATCCTTGCGAGAATGTTACGCTGCCCAAAGCAACAACAACAAGCATTGATGCGTTATCTATTGAACAGCAAAAGATATTGGAAGAATATGCGTTACAAGATACAGAATGCTCACCGGTTATTCTTTCCTTATACACTGGGATGCGGATTGGTGAAATAAGCGGTCTGAAATGGTCTGATATCGATTTCGAAAACAACGTGATCCATGTCCGACGAACACTGCTTCGAATCAGTTGTGAAGGAGAAAAAGCCCGAACAACATTGATTCTCGGTTCACCTAAAACAGATAGCTCTAAACGAAGTATTCCTCTAGCTGAGAATTTGAAGGACTATCTATTAGAAAATAAGAAGAATGCGACATCTACTTTTGTTATTTCCTGCAAAAACAGTTTTGCGGAGCCGCGTGTCATTAACTACCGCTTCAAGAAAATTACTGAAAAGTCTGGTTTATCCATCCATTTCCACGCATTGAGACATACCTTTGCGACTCGCTGTGTAGAGAAGGGGGTCGATATTGCTTCATTAAGTAAGCTCTTAGGACATGCGTCTATCAAGATGACGCTAGATACGTATACCGACTCTTTATGGGAAAATCGACAAACAGCCATTTCTGTTATTGACGCTGATCTGAATATTGATAGACCTATGAAGAAAGCTTCGTGA
- a CDS encoding HelD family protein, producing MSITEKQMEEQYLKKVYTKLLETKEELEELLDNAKQDGINSLHNMTSDVSLNFENITDNLDTFAVLEMKNREIDQMNIRLQTATTLLEKVKRLLAAPYFGKITVDFLDDEELEDFYIGINNFADESSNNLIYDWRSPIAELFYNNTIGPSSYSVHDNTIDVAIENRRQFILEKDQLIKFFDTSIAIQDDVLLEALEQDSTNEMKDITSTIQQEQNVIIRDTKNKNILVNGIAGSGKTSTIMQRIAYLLYLYRQTITVDNILILSPNRKFIEYISNVLPSLGERNPLNLTMLQFVERISSVEIENEQVYFQRISGEAHDKNADILRSKEYVAHIKQSDDLFLSTDAFLKDLKRKGKTIISKEKIAEIYHATPDYSRLIDKIQATKKQLSSYWEGRLLKQAKSTEIQNQILSLSEEMQQKYFGEIISEETENKLYFYGKKLLRKRYRSITKGIEENAWLDIGFFFDKIFEAYEGHSYSFMHTDTYTLDEAVVLQTIQHNLIEKIEVEPMRFILIDEVQDYTPAQLSLLFDLFEKSAFTMVGDENQAIFNSSISFEKIEAAFDERGLSVQRYDLLYSYRSSGSITKVFSKLATDNKKMDIIPIRKDGAEPVFQQFDSMTDFVGLLKDSVQQLDGTDSKLTVITKNETEVETIKAALTDSELDSLKVTILPISLSKGLEFDHVLLYDVSAENYATDREIKILYTAISRAMKQLFVTYRKELPTLLR from the coding sequence ATGTCCATCACAGAAAAACAAATGGAAGAGCAGTATTTAAAAAAGGTTTATACGAAGCTGTTGGAAACAAAAGAAGAGCTGGAAGAGCTTTTGGACAATGCCAAGCAAGATGGCATTAACTCGTTACACAATATGACGAGTGATGTGAGTCTTAACTTTGAGAATATCACTGATAATTTGGATACCTTTGCCGTATTGGAGATGAAGAATCGTGAAATCGATCAGATGAATATTCGTTTGCAGACTGCTACGACACTACTTGAAAAAGTGAAGCGGTTATTGGCAGCACCTTACTTTGGGAAAATCACGGTTGATTTTCTGGATGATGAGGAGCTGGAGGATTTTTATATCGGTATCAATAATTTTGCGGATGAAAGTAGTAATAATCTGATTTACGATTGGCGTTCGCCGATTGCGGAGCTTTTTTACAATAACACGATTGGCCCATCTTCTTATTCTGTTCATGACAATACGATCGATGTAGCTATTGAAAACAGACGTCAATTCATCCTGGAAAAGGATCAGCTGATCAAGTTCTTTGATACCTCGATTGCGATTCAGGATGATGTTCTTCTGGAAGCATTGGAACAGGATTCTACCAATGAAATGAAGGACATTACATCCACGATTCAGCAAGAACAAAATGTGATCATTCGTGATACGAAAAATAAAAATATTTTAGTGAATGGGATTGCCGGAAGTGGGAAGACTTCCACAATCATGCAACGAATCGCTTATCTCTTGTATTTATATCGTCAAACGATCACCGTTGATAATATCTTGATTCTGTCACCGAATAGAAAATTTATCGAGTACATTTCCAATGTATTACCATCTTTAGGTGAAAGAAACCCATTGAATTTGACGATGCTGCAATTTGTTGAGCGAATTTCATCTGTCGAGATAGAAAACGAACAGGTTTATTTCCAACGAATCAGTGGAGAAGCACATGACAAGAACGCGGATATCTTGCGTAGTAAGGAATATGTTGCGCATATCAAGCAGTCTGATGACTTGTTCCTTTCAACAGATGCCTTTCTCAAGGATTTGAAGCGAAAGGGAAAAACAATCATTTCGAAAGAGAAAATTGCCGAAATTTATCATGCGACACCTGACTATTCTAGACTTATCGATAAAATACAGGCGACAAAAAAACAGCTTAGCAGTTATTGGGAAGGTCGTTTACTCAAGCAAGCGAAGAGTACGGAAATCCAAAATCAGATCCTATCTTTATCTGAAGAAATGCAGCAGAAATACTTTGGAGAAATCATTTCAGAAGAGACGGAGAATAAGCTGTATTTTTACGGAAAAAAACTACTTCGTAAAAGATACCGCAGTATTACTAAGGGGATTGAAGAAAATGCATGGCTAGATATCGGCTTCTTCTTTGATAAAATATTTGAAGCGTATGAAGGCCATTCATATAGCTTTATGCATACTGACACTTATACGTTAGATGAGGCCGTTGTATTACAGACAATCCAACATAATTTGATCGAAAAAATTGAGGTTGAGCCGATGCGCTTTATCTTGATCGATGAGGTTCAGGATTATACGCCTGCTCAGCTTAGTTTATTGTTCGACCTATTTGAAAAGAGTGCATTTACGATGGTGGGCGATGAGAACCAAGCTATCTTTAATTCCAGTATTTCCTTTGAGAAGATCGAAGCAGCTTTTGATGAACGAGGACTTAGCGTGCAACGCTATGACCTGCTTTACAGTTATCGTTCCAGCGGTTCGATCACAAAAGTATTTAGCAAGCTCGCAACAGACAATAAGAAGATGGACATTATACCGATAAGAAAAGATGGTGCAGAGCCGGTCTTCCAACAATTTGACTCAATGACAGATTTTGTGGGGCTGTTGAAGGATAGTGTTCAACAGCTTGATGGAACGGATTCGAAGCTGACCGTTATTACGAAAAATGAGACAGAAGTCGAAACGATCAAAGCTGCTTTGACGGATAGTGAACTGGATTCCTTGAAGGTCACGATCTTGCCAATCAGCTTGTCGAAAGGGTTAGAGTTCGATCATGTGTTGCTTTATGATGTGTCGGCTGAAAACTATGCAACAGACAGAGAAATCAAGATTCTGTACACAGCAATTTCTCGTGCAATGAAGCAGTTGTTTGTGACCTATAGAAAAGAGCTGCCAACGCTTCTTCGATGA
- a CDS encoding response regulator transcription factor yields MYNLGFVSNGKYPNNEYIEVLKRKTIFNIKNISSEQAIEGSGGLDVLLIQSGSAADVGNICELLIEIRKRTNTLIWILSDKLPNTTRIIFLQLGADGIVTNQIEPDEYLLILRNSLKRYGLSEEVEENLDDFKLIPNNLSVVIEGNQEISLTRLEFKTIELLYEKKSEAIPYQAIYQQVWDNDGDDVKNSNYRVANLIFHLRKKLEKNPLEPKYIKTVRSKGYLLNV; encoded by the coding sequence ATGTATAACCTTGGTTTTGTATCAAATGGAAAATATCCTAATAATGAATACATAGAGGTACTGAAGAGAAAGACGATTTTCAACATAAAGAACATTTCTTCAGAACAAGCAATTGAAGGTAGTGGGGGCTTAGATGTGCTACTCATACAAAGTGGCTCTGCAGCAGATGTTGGCAATATCTGCGAATTACTTATTGAAATCAGAAAAAGAACAAATACGTTGATTTGGATTCTATCAGATAAATTGCCAAATACAACAAGAATCATTTTCCTTCAATTAGGAGCAGATGGTATTGTCACTAATCAAATTGAACCTGATGAGTACCTGTTGATTCTAAGGAACTCATTGAAACGATATGGCCTTTCTGAAGAAGTTGAAGAAAATCTGGACGATTTCAAATTGATTCCGAATAACTTGAGTGTTGTAATAGAAGGAAATCAGGAGATTAGTTTGACGAGGCTAGAGTTTAAAACAATCGAATTACTCTATGAAAAAAAATCCGAAGCCATTCCGTACCAAGCGATTTATCAACAAGTGTGGGATAACGATGGGGATGATGTGAAGAATTCCAATTACCGTGTAGCAAATCTGATTTTCCATTTGAGAAAAAAATTGGAAAAAAATCCACTTGAGCCAAAGTATATCAAAACGGTACGTTCAAAAGGCTACCTGTTAAATGTTTAG